From Limnothrix sp. FACHB-406, the proteins below share one genomic window:
- a CDS encoding AAA family ATPase produces the protein MNFFQEFSLLLRARYPLIYIPTAEEERVEKAIAQCAQSQGNRGIYVWDFVEGYSGSPNDLGAAKRNPLQALEFLEKFPDSAAGVFVLRDFHRFLDDIAIARKLRNLARSLKAQPKNIVLLSPQVQIPEDLSEVLTVLEFPLPAADELRQEVQRLATATGQTLEGRDLEDLVRSSQGLSLDRVRRVLGRAIAQNGNLPPETMDLILEEKRQSIRQTQILDFCPATEQMSDIGGLDNLKAWLLRRGGAFSERARQYGLPHPRGLLLVGIQGTGKSLTAKAIAHHWHLPLLRLDVGRLFGGLVGESESRTRQTIQLAEALAPCILWIDEIDKAFAGLGSKGDGGTASRVFGTFVTWMAEKQSPVFVVATANDIQSLPPELLRKGRFDEIFFVGLPSQPERREIFEVHLSRLRPHNLKTYDLDRLAYETPDFSGAEIEQAIVEAMHIGFSENRDFTTDDIVAAVSQIVPLARTAREQIEALQQWAAAGKARLASRSTTLGGLSSFSG, from the coding sequence ATGAATTTTTTTCAGGAATTTTCGCTGCTATTGCGGGCCCGTTATCCGCTGATTTATATCCCCACCGCCGAAGAGGAGCGGGTGGAAAAGGCGATCGCCCAATGTGCCCAAAGCCAGGGCAATCGTGGGATTTATGTTTGGGATTTTGTGGAAGGCTACAGCGGCAGTCCCAATGATTTGGGAGCAGCTAAGCGCAATCCGCTGCAAGCGCTGGAATTTTTGGAAAAATTTCCCGATTCAGCGGCGGGAGTCTTTGTGTTACGGGATTTTCATCGATTTTTGGATGATATTGCGATCGCCCGCAAATTGCGTAACTTGGCCCGATCGCTCAAGGCCCAACCCAAAAACATCGTGCTCCTTTCCCCGCAGGTGCAAATTCCCGAAGACCTCAGCGAAGTGCTGACAGTGTTGGAATTTCCCCTGCCCGCCGCCGATGAACTGCGCCAAGAGGTGCAACGGCTAGCGACCGCCACGGGCCAAACCTTGGAAGGACGAGACTTAGAAGACTTAGTGCGATCGAGCCAAGGCCTCTCGCTCGATCGGGTGCGGCGGGTGTTGGGCCGGGCGATCGCCCAAAACGGCAACCTGCCCCCCGAAACCATGGATCTGATCCTGGAAGAAAAGCGCCAATCGATCCGCCAAACCCAAATTTTGGACTTTTGCCCCGCCACGGAACAAATGTCCGACATTGGCGGCCTAGACAACCTGAAAGCCTGGCTCCTGCGGCGTGGGGGCGCATTTTCAGAGCGGGCCCGCCAATACGGCCTGCCCCATCCTCGGGGGCTGTTGTTGGTGGGGATTCAAGGCACTGGCAAATCCTTGACGGCCAAGGCGATCGCCCACCATTGGCACTTGCCCTTGCTGCGGTTGGATGTGGGGCGTTTGTTTGGTGGCTTGGTCGGTGAGTCTGAATCCCGCACTCGCCAAACCATTCAGCTCGCGGAAGCCCTCGCCCCCTGCATTCTGTGGATCGATGAAATCGACAAGGCCTTCGCCGGATTGGGCAGCAAGGGCGACGGCGGCACGGCCTCGCGGGTTTTTGGCACGTTTGTCACCTGGATGGCGGAAAAGCAATCGCCGGTCTTTGTGGTGGCCACGGCGAACGATATCCAGTCCTTGCCGCCAGAACTGTTGCGAAAAGGGCGATTTGACGAAATCTTTTTTGTGGGATTGCCCAGTCAGCCGGAGCGCCGCGAAATTTTTGAGGTGCATTTAAGCCGACTGCGTCCCCACAATCTCAAAACCTACGACCTCGATCGCCTGGCCTACGAAACACCGGACTTTTCCGGGGCCGAAATTGAACAGGCGATCGTGGAAGCAATGCACATTGGCTTCAGCGAAAACCGCGATTTCACCACCGATGACATTGTGGCCGCCGTTAGCCAAATTGTGCCCCTGGCTCGCACGGCCCGCGAGCAAATCGAAGCGCTTCAGCAATGGGCGGCCGCGGGCAAAGCGCGGTTAGCATCCCGATCAACCACCTTAGGCGGCTTGTCTTCTTTCTCGGGCTAA
- the rpsP gene encoding 30S ribosomal protein S16 → MVKIRLKRLGKKREVSYRIVVMQSTSRRDGRALEELGFYNPRTNETRLEVPRIIERLKSGAQPTDTVRSIFEKANIFEQLKAANA, encoded by the coding sequence ATGGTTAAGATTCGCCTCAAGCGCCTCGGCAAAAAACGCGAAGTCAGCTATCGCATCGTGGTGATGCAAAGTACCTCGCGCCGCGATGGTCGCGCCCTGGAAGAACTGGGTTTCTATAATCCCCGCACGAACGAAACGCGCTTGGAAGTGCCTCGGATCATCGAGCGTCTGAAGTCTGGTGCTCAACCCACCGACACCGTGCGCAGCATCTTTGAAAAGGCCAACATTTTTGAGCAACTGAAGGCCGCTAACGCCTAG
- a CDS encoding KH domain-containing protein, producing the protein MTTSTNPSPSIDYEGLVQYLIEPLLEVPDALRIDCEHTGNNVWLRVAFDPADRGRVFGRSGKTIQSIRTVLDLAAHHEGRAAFLDVYGGYSLGEGPSEDGNGRGRGDRGGDRRRSRPDRPNRGR; encoded by the coding sequence TTGACAACTTCGACGAATCCAAGCCCCTCGATCGACTACGAGGGGCTTGTGCAATACCTGATTGAACCGTTGCTGGAAGTGCCTGATGCTTTGCGGATTGACTGCGAGCACACGGGCAACAATGTTTGGCTGCGGGTGGCCTTTGACCCGGCCGATCGGGGACGGGTGTTTGGGCGCAGCGGCAAAACCATCCAATCAATCCGCACGGTTTTGGACTTGGCGGCCCACCACGAAGGTCGCGCGGCCTTTTTGGACGTGTATGGCGGCTACAGCTTGGGCGAGGGCCCCTCAGAAGACGGCAACGGCCGGGGCCGGGGCGATCGCGGGGGTGACCGACGGCGATCGCGACCCGATCGACCCAACCGAGGGCGGTAG
- a CDS encoding PhoH family protein: protein MAPLSIDLGSSTSAVTLAGHREETLKALAKHTGTTLVMRGQELVITGPDKAIALCQQIVKALEIYWSAGQRIDEADVLTAKRAIETDRLGELADLHQDSIARTRRGDNIRAKTFRQQRYIKAIRNHDLIFCTGPAGTGKTFLAALIAVQALLAGEFERLILTRPAVEAGERLGFLPGDLQQKIDPYLRPLYDALYELIDPEKVANLMERGIVEVAPLAYMRGRTLNNAFVILDEAQNTTPAQMKMVLTRLGFRSRMVVTGDITQTDLPEHQTSGMAIAQRILKNVEGIAFCELTRADVVRHPLVQRIVTAYERHEAGQ from the coding sequence GTGGCTCCCCTGTCGATCGACCTGGGCAGCAGCACCAGCGCCGTCACCCTGGCGGGCCATCGCGAGGAAACCCTCAAGGCCCTGGCCAAGCACACGGGCACAACCCTGGTGATGCGCGGCCAAGAGTTGGTAATCACTGGGCCCGACAAGGCGATCGCCCTGTGCCAACAAATCGTCAAGGCCTTAGAAATCTATTGGAGCGCCGGACAGCGGATTGATGAAGCGGATGTGCTGACGGCGAAACGGGCGATCGAAACCGATCGACTCGGTGAGCTGGCGGACTTGCACCAGGACTCGATCGCCCGCACCCGACGCGGCGACAACATCCGCGCCAAAACCTTTCGCCAACAGCGCTACATCAAAGCCATCCGCAATCACGACCTGATCTTCTGCACCGGCCCGGCGGGTACGGGCAAAACCTTCCTCGCTGCCCTGATTGCGGTGCAAGCGTTGCTGGCCGGTGAATTTGAGCGTTTGATCCTCACCCGTCCCGCCGTGGAAGCGGGCGAGCGGCTGGGGTTCCTGCCCGGCGACCTGCAACAAAAAATTGATCCGTATCTGCGCCCGCTCTACGACGCGCTGTACGAACTGATCGACCCGGAAAAAGTGGCCAACCTGATGGAGCGGGGCATTGTGGAAGTGGCTCCGTTGGCTTATATGCGCGGTCGCACCTTGAACAATGCTTTCGTAATTTTGGATGAGGCCCAAAACACTACGCCGGCCCAAATGAAGATGGTGTTGACACGGCTGGGGTTTCGATCGCGCATGGTCGTGACTGGCGACATTACCCAAACCGACTTGCCGGAGCACCAAACCTCGGGCATGGCGATCGCCCAACGGATTCTCAAAAATGTTGAGGGGATCGCCTTTTGTGAACTGACCCGCGCCGATGTGGTGCGCCACCCGCTGGTTCAACGGATCGTCACCGCCTACGAACGCCACGAAGCCGGCCAGTAG
- a CDS encoding NACHT domain-containing NTPase: MPNESAAPQPEPKQDEKAPDSKSAAPDAKDKDNTKDAQSAELATEDKDAEAAAQHWVVQAIDALAKHTKSLGGSLGSGGLVFFVLRQDWALAGLTLLFLIVTTAWKGYSKSVLSRVSELAGARGLAHVDTLVGWAKIANQNLTARINWWRSGFETKYLECQGWACLRDDPLGLDQVGDGVIRPLLQEIFVPLELTINPQVGGYTEQRKRLKQQLNKQQKSPHENLGMQEACIQSIWDLLKQVRRDPSYRQMLIRAKGGYGKTTLLKHLTYVYCQKNRQVNYQRHHAPKLIPFLVILANKTNWQMLADEKAPDLPDFLTRIHLPSLPKGKTLKVPTNWILELLEKGKALVMFDGFDEVPLDYRLAVSQWINRQMREFPESVMIVTSRPTACLEHYDQPLPSALLWVRQFSEQQQAKFIRQWYSFQEIKAVGGQKTPDVEQRIEERSQSLIDQLQARPELADLAGNPLLLNMMCRLHLEHGVNQPLPQRRVKLYEDICEVQISKRPKGRGISLCLKPAGRLEVLQILALAMMLRARPGDDQGHKQITEHDLLDVIVQPIGERDPEVSARDFLRQMVEVSELLVETQEKGIYEFSHLSFQEFLAASEIVRLRQESMLYDKFAIPAWEATILLYGELVNPSNLIREAMKQHPDLAYKIYQTTAKRLDLSSAERAELERLKKTVASSRYETLEALMIAGDWVGADDETYRLMITTVGKEEGQWFTSEELLNFPCEELLAIDSLWVKHSQGQFGFSVQKEIYVACGAKLDDQYLSAKIWQDFGTQVGWRKNDDWKRRDELKMNPHLSPRGEIPFRGSGLGLVSSLLSRLVNCSRP; encoded by the coding sequence ATGCCGAACGAATCTGCTGCGCCTCAGCCGGAACCCAAGCAGGACGAAAAAGCCCCCGATTCAAAGTCGGCCGCACCGGATGCGAAGGATAAAGACAACACCAAGGATGCCCAATCTGCCGAGCTAGCCACCGAGGATAAGGATGCTGAAGCCGCCGCCCAACATTGGGTAGTGCAGGCCATTGATGCTCTCGCAAAACACACCAAGAGTCTGGGCGGGAGTCTGGGTAGCGGTGGATTGGTCTTTTTTGTGTTGAGACAAGACTGGGCGTTGGCGGGACTCACCCTCCTGTTTTTGATCGTAACAACAGCATGGAAGGGCTACAGCAAAAGTGTTCTGAGTCGCGTCTCAGAACTGGCGGGGGCGAGGGGGCTAGCCCATGTGGACACCTTGGTGGGTTGGGCAAAAATCGCCAATCAAAACTTGACAGCAAGGATCAACTGGTGGCGATCAGGGTTTGAGACCAAATATCTGGAATGCCAGGGCTGGGCCTGTCTGCGTGATGACCCACTCGGGCTGGATCAGGTGGGTGATGGTGTGATTCGGCCATTGCTACAAGAGATTTTTGTGCCTTTGGAACTGACTATCAATCCACAGGTTGGGGGCTATACCGAGCAGCGGAAACGGCTAAAGCAGCAGCTCAACAAGCAACAAAAGTCCCCTCATGAAAATTTAGGGATGCAAGAGGCTTGCATTCAATCAATTTGGGATTTGCTGAAACAAGTTCGGCGCGATCCGAGCTATCGCCAAATGTTGATTCGGGCCAAGGGTGGCTATGGCAAAACCACACTGCTGAAGCATTTGACCTATGTTTACTGTCAAAAAAACCGCCAGGTTAATTACCAACGCCATCACGCCCCTAAGTTAATTCCTTTTCTGGTGATCTTGGCAAACAAAACCAATTGGCAGATGCTTGCTGATGAAAAAGCGCCAGACTTACCGGATTTTCTGACCAGGATTCATTTACCCAGCTTACCCAAGGGCAAAACCTTAAAAGTTCCAACCAATTGGATTTTGGAACTTTTGGAAAAGGGCAAAGCGTTGGTGATGTTTGATGGATTTGATGAAGTACCGCTAGATTACCGTTTGGCCGTGAGCCAATGGATTAATCGGCAAATGCGCGAGTTTCCAGAATCGGTGATGATTGTCACCTCGCGTCCCACGGCTTGTTTGGAACATTACGATCAGCCTTTACCCAGTGCTTTGTTGTGGGTTCGGCAGTTTTCAGAACAGCAGCAAGCCAAATTTATTCGACAGTGGTACAGCTTTCAGGAAATCAAGGCGGTTGGTGGGCAAAAAACGCCCGATGTTGAGCAGCGAATTGAGGAGCGATCGCAGTCTTTGATCGACCAATTGCAAGCCAGACCTGAATTAGCCGACTTGGCTGGGAATCCGCTGCTGCTGAATATGATGTGTCGCCTTCATCTAGAGCATGGCGTGAATCAACCACTGCCCCAACGGCGTGTGAAGCTGTATGAGGATATTTGCGAGGTGCAAATTTCCAAACGTCCCAAAGGACGAGGGATTTCGCTGTGTTTGAAACCGGCGGGGCGCTTAGAGGTGCTGCAAATTCTGGCGCTGGCGATGATGTTGCGGGCTAGGCCGGGGGATGACCAGGGCCACAAACAAATCACTGAGCATGATTTGTTGGATGTGATTGTGCAGCCGATTGGGGAGCGCGATCCAGAGGTTTCGGCGCGGGACTTTTTGCGGCAAATGGTGGAGGTGAGTGAACTGTTGGTGGAAACCCAAGAAAAGGGGATCTATGAGTTTTCGCACCTGAGTTTTCAGGAGTTTTTGGCGGCGAGTGAAATTGTGCGGCTGCGCCAAGAATCGATGTTGTATGACAAGTTCGCAATTCCTGCTTGGGAAGCCACGATTTTGCTCTATGGGGAGTTGGTGAATCCCTCGAATTTGATTCGGGAGGCGATGAAACAGCACCCAGACTTGGCTTATAAAATTTATCAAACCACGGCCAAGCGGTTGGACTTGAGCAGTGCGGAGCGGGCGGAGCTGGAACGCCTGAAAAAAACCGTGGCCAGCTCGCGCTACGAAACCCTAGAAGCCCTGATGATTGCGGGCGACTGGGTGGGGGCCGACGACGAAACCTATCGGCTGATGATCACGACAGTGGGCAAGGAAGAGGGGCAATGGTTCACGAGTGAGGAGCTGTTGAACTTTCCTTGTGAGGAATTGTTGGCCATCGATAGCCTGTGGGTGAAACACAGCCAAGGTCAGTTTGGCTTCTCGGTGCAGAAGGAGATTTACGTGGCCTGTGGAGCCAAGCTGGATGACCAGTACTTGAGTGCTAAGATTTGGCAGGATTTTGGGACACAAGTGGGATGGCGAAAGAATGACGACTGGAAGAGGCGCGACGAACTGAAAATGAATCCCCATCTCTCGCCTAGAGGAGAAATTCCTTTTCGGGGGAGTGGATTGGGCTTGGTCTCTTCTCTATTATCGAGACTTGTGAACTGTAGCAGGCCGTAG
- a CDS encoding ABC transporter permease — protein sequence MTQAKPNRFTISAIDIMEMAIESLWNNKLRSALTMLGVIIGISSVISITSIGQGVQKSTEDSIRGLGTDVLQVMSGSAKSGGVVQAMGSVSTLTWEDAKAIAQQAPSATVVAAYLQRPVQVVFNQTNTSTTAYGADLSFPDARNTYPQVGRFFRQSELDETASVVVIGPTVQRNLFPADIDPIGQKIRIRGELYKVIGVMEAKGSQGPQDRDDAVYIPLTTMSARTIGRNALTGISVNGIFIKSQHESQLETLKFQVTNILRLRHKIMSPADDDFRVTNQADILKTLTTILGLLTTTIVAVAAISLVVGGIGIANIMLVSVVERTREIGVRKAIGATDRAILSQFLVESVTISVLGGTIGIVLGIGVTVVAATAFQFALVISGGAVVVGFGLSTLVGLAAGVIPARNAAQLDPITALRSE from the coding sequence ATGACCCAAGCAAAGCCTAATCGCTTCACAATTTCGGCGATCGACATCATGGAAATGGCGATCGAATCCCTCTGGAATAACAAGCTCCGCAGCGCCTTAACCATGTTGGGGGTGATTATTGGGATTTCATCGGTGATTTCCATTACCTCGATCGGGCAGGGCGTGCAAAAGTCCACGGAAGACAGCATTCGCGGCCTCGGCACCGATGTGTTGCAAGTGATGTCTGGTTCGGCGAAAAGTGGTGGCGTGGTGCAAGCCATGGGATCGGTGAGCACCCTCACCTGGGAAGATGCCAAGGCGATCGCCCAGCAAGCCCCCTCAGCCACCGTCGTTGCAGCTTATTTACAACGGCCTGTGCAGGTGGTTTTCAATCAAACCAACACCTCCACCACAGCCTATGGCGCAGATTTGAGCTTTCCAGATGCGCGCAATACCTATCCGCAAGTGGGACGTTTTTTCCGCCAATCGGAACTCGATGAAACGGCTTCAGTGGTGGTGATTGGCCCCACAGTGCAGCGGAATTTGTTTCCGGCGGATATCGATCCCATTGGTCAAAAAATTCGCATTCGCGGTGAACTATACAAAGTGATCGGCGTGATGGAGGCTAAGGGTTCCCAGGGGCCGCAAGATCGCGATGATGCGGTTTATATTCCCCTAACTACCATGTCAGCCCGCACGATCGGTAGGAATGCGCTGACAGGCATTTCTGTGAATGGGATTTTTATTAAAAGTCAGCATGAATCGCAGTTAGAAACTCTGAAATTTCAAGTCACCAATATTTTGCGATTGCGCCACAAAATCATGTCGCCCGCCGATGATGATTTTCGCGTCACCAACCAGGCTGATATCCTCAAAACCTTGACCACCATTTTGGGATTACTCACCACCACCATTGTGGCCGTTGCGGCGATTTCTTTGGTGGTGGGTGGCATCGGCATCGCCAATATTATGTTGGTTTCGGTGGTGGAACGCACTCGCGAAATTGGGGTTCGCAAAGCGATTGGGGCAACCGATCGCGCCATTCTCAGTCAGTTTTTGGTGGAGTCCGTCACCATTTCTGTCCTGGGCGGCACGATCGGGATTGTGTTGGGCATTGGTGTCACCGTGGTGGCGGCTACGGCTTTTCAGTTTGCCTTGGTGATTTCGGGGGGTGCTGTGGTAGTCGGGTTTGGGCTGTCCACGCTGGTGGGCTTGGCGGCGGGGGTAATTCCTGCTCGTAACGCTGCCCAACTCGACCCAATTACTGCCCTCCGCAGCGAGTGA
- a CDS encoding replication restart DNA helicase PriA, translating to MVTTMLTVETIYCPNCGSRAERHRIRTSNVIRTQCHACDYLMVTCSLTARVLEAYAPGIAIAQRSA from the coding sequence ATGGTGACCACAATGCTGACCGTAGAAACGATTTACTGCCCCAACTGTGGTTCGCGTGCAGAGCGTCATCGGATTCGCACGAGCAACGTGATTCGCACCCAGTGCCATGCCTGTGACTATTTGATGGTGACTTGCTCGCTCACGGCTCGGGTGTTGGAAGCCTACGCGCCGGGCATTGCGATTGCCCAACGATCGGCTTAA
- a CDS encoding RNA-guided endonuclease TnpB family protein, whose amino-acid sequence MAEKAYRYRFYPTPEQELLLRQTLGCVRLVYNRALAERTQAWYERQERIGYAQTSSMLTAWKKDEDLAFLNDVSSVPLQQGLRHLQSAFTNFFAGRTKYPNFKKKRNGGSAEFTRSAFRWKDGQVFLAKSDQPLRVRWSRQLPDGVEPSTVTVRLSPNGHWHLSLRFDDPRDLTLPKSPSAVGLDVGITSLVTISTGEKIANPKHLKRHHKRLKMAQKALSRKAKGSRNRDKARRKVARIHQQITDSRKDHLHKLTTRLIRENQTIAVESLSVVNMVKNHKLARAISDAGWGELVRQLEYKAQWYGRSVIKIDKWFPSSKRCGNCGHIVEKLPLNIREWDCPNCGMHHDRDVNAARNILAAGLAVSVCGATVRPEESKSRKAGAMKQKPGS is encoded by the coding sequence ATGGCGGAAAAAGCTTATCGATATCGTTTCTACCCAACACCCGAGCAAGAGTTGCTGTTGCGACAAACACTTGGGTGCGTGCGATTGGTTTACAACCGGGCGCTGGCAGAACGGACGCAAGCCTGGTATGAACGTCAAGAACGGATCGGATACGCTCAAACATCTTCCATGTTAACCGCGTGGAAAAAAGATGAGGATCTGGCATTTTTGAATGATGTCAGTTCGGTTCCACTTCAGCAAGGGTTGCGGCATTTGCAATCAGCATTTACCAATTTCTTTGCTGGTAGAACCAAGTATCCAAACTTCAAGAAAAAACGGAATGGCGGCAGTGCAGAATTCACGCGCTCCGCATTTCGCTGGAAAGATGGACAGGTGTTCTTGGCTAAGTCTGATCAGCCCTTAAGGGTTCGTTGGTCACGACAGTTGCCCGATGGTGTTGAACCCTCAACGGTCACGGTGAGATTGAGTCCTAATGGGCATTGGCATCTATCCTTGCGGTTTGATGATCCTCGTGATTTGACGCTACCAAAATCCCCCAGCGCGGTGGGACTCGATGTGGGTATCACGAGCCTAGTCACAATCAGCACGGGTGAAAAAATTGCCAACCCCAAACACCTCAAACGCCACCACAAGCGTCTGAAGATGGCTCAAAAAGCCCTAAGCCGCAAGGCCAAGGGATCTCGCAATCGCGACAAAGCCAGACGCAAAGTAGCTCGTATCCATCAACAGATCACGGACTCCAGAAAAGACCATTTACACAAGCTGACAACCCGCCTGATTCGTGAAAATCAAACGATCGCGGTGGAGTCGTTATCGGTTGTGAATATGGTCAAAAACCACAAGCTAGCCCGCGCTATTAGTGATGCGGGGTGGGGTGAATTGGTTCGACAACTGGAGTACAAAGCCCAATGGTATGGGCGATCAGTGATCAAGATTGATAAGTGGTTTCCCAGTTCCAAGCGCTGCGGGAATTGTGGTCACATTGTTGAAAAGCTGCCACTCAATATTCGAGAGTGGGATTGCCCGAATTGTGGGATGCACCATGATCGAGATGTGAACGCAGCACGGAATATTTTGGCCGCTGGGCTAGCGGTTTCAGTCTGTGGAGCGACCGTAAGACCCGAAGAGAGCAAGTCTCGGAAGGCAGGTGCTATGAAGCAGAAACCTGGATCGTGA
- the bchM gene encoding magnesium protoporphyrin IX methyltransferase, translating to MSSATSNKGNDKAIVKDYFNTTGFDRWRRIYGDGDVNKVQRDIREGHQRTVDTVVYWLKQGSKLAGQTICDAGCGVGSLSVPLAELGAIVSGSDISEAMIGEAKERAAKLNLGDRLSFEVQDLEAIEGSYDTVICLDVLIHYPDQDIEKMIGHLASLAQSKLILSFAPKSPVYVLLKKIGELFPGPSKTTRAYLHPVRDVVRILRANGFEVNRREFIGSQFYFSQILEAVRPQE from the coding sequence ATGAGCAGCGCCACCAGCAACAAGGGCAACGACAAAGCCATCGTCAAGGACTATTTCAACACCACTGGGTTCGATCGCTGGCGGCGCATCTATGGCGACGGCGACGTGAACAAGGTGCAACGCGACATCCGCGAAGGGCATCAACGCACGGTGGATACGGTGGTCTATTGGCTGAAGCAAGGAAGCAAACTGGCGGGCCAAACCATCTGTGATGCGGGTTGCGGCGTGGGTTCCCTAAGTGTGCCGTTGGCGGAGTTGGGGGCGATCGTTTCGGGTAGCGACATTTCTGAGGCGATGATCGGTGAGGCCAAGGAGCGTGCGGCCAAGCTGAACTTGGGCGATCGCCTGAGTTTTGAAGTGCAGGATCTTGAGGCGATCGAGGGTTCCTACGACACCGTAATTTGCTTGGATGTGTTGATTCACTATCCCGACCAAGACATTGAAAAAATGATTGGGCATTTGGCCAGCCTTGCCCAGTCGAAGCTAATCCTCAGCTTTGCGCCCAAGAGTCCGGTTTATGTGCTGTTGAAAAAAATTGGCGAGCTGTTCCCCGGCCCCAGCAAAACCACGCGCGCCTATTTGCACCCGGTGCGGGATGTGGTGCGGATTTTGCGGGCCAATGGGTTTGAGGTCAATCGGCGGGAGTTCATTGGCTCCCAGTTCTATTTCTCGCAAATTCTGGAGGCTGTCCGCCCACAGGAATAG
- a CDS encoding ABC transporter ATP-binding protein, with the protein MITLQNITKTYQLGETSVPILKGIDLDIPANDYLAIVGSSGSGKSTLMNIIGCLDRPTEGTYTFENRNLTALNSTELAYIRNQRIGFVFQQFNLLPRATALENVMLPAVYAGIPKADRRARAEAALVSVGLGDRLHNRPNQLSGGQQQRVAIARALINQPSLLLADEPTGALDSQTTQEVMNLFDQLHQQQIAIVLITHDLAIADRTQRKIQIRDGLIVD; encoded by the coding sequence ATGATTACGCTCCAAAACATCACCAAAACCTATCAACTGGGCGAAACCAGCGTGCCCATTTTGAAGGGCATTGATTTGGACATTCCCGCCAATGACTACTTAGCGATCGTGGGGAGTTCGGGTTCAGGCAAATCAACTCTGATGAATATTATTGGTTGCCTCGATCGCCCCACCGAAGGAACCTACACCTTTGAAAATCGCAACTTAACTGCGCTGAATTCGACAGAATTAGCCTACATTCGCAATCAGCGTATTGGCTTTGTTTTTCAGCAATTTAATCTGTTGCCCCGCGCCACGGCCCTGGAAAATGTGATGCTACCGGCCGTCTATGCTGGCATTCCCAAAGCCGATCGCCGGGCCCGCGCCGAAGCCGCCTTGGTGAGTGTGGGGTTGGGCGATCGACTCCATAACCGGCCCAATCAACTGTCGGGGGGACAACAACAACGGGTGGCGATCGCCCGAGCATTGATCAATCAGCCATCCCTGCTGTTAGCGGACGAGCCAACCGGTGCCCTCGACAGCCAAACCACCCAAGAGGTGATGAATTTATTTGATCAATTGCATCAGCAACAAATTGCCATTGTGCTGATTACCCACGATTTGGCGATCGCCGATCGCACCCAGCGCAAAATTCAAATTCGCGACGGTTTAATTGTGGACTAG
- a CDS encoding SH3 domain-containing protein, whose amino-acid sequence MVDPHRESQTIVRWLWKLLRGLVSLISGIAIAIAFLAAGGVIAVRYIVTQIATAPPRPSFANDPKPGAVVTPPPPPSSAVAPAPVLPPPSPLPPGAYRARVTQPIGLVLRSTPNRSGARLGSVDYNDRVIVLGDSPDRRWQRVRLGESGPEGWVRSGNTRRLD is encoded by the coding sequence GTGGTTGATCCTCATCGGGAGTCGCAAACGATCGTGCGTTGGCTGTGGAAACTATTGCGCGGGCTGGTCAGCCTCATTAGTGGTATCGCGATCGCGATCGCCTTTTTGGCTGCCGGAGGGGTGATTGCCGTTCGCTACATCGTCACCCAAATTGCCACGGCCCCGCCACGCCCCAGCTTTGCCAACGATCCCAAACCCGGCGCGGTGGTGACCCCGCCCCCACCGCCCAGCAGCGCGGTTGCCCCAGCCCCAGTTTTGCCGCCGCCGTCGCCCTTGCCCCCCGGTGCTTATCGGGCCCGGGTGACCCAACCGATCGGGCTGGTGTTGCGATCGACTCCCAATCGATCGGGCGCAAGGCTGGGCAGTGTGGACTACAACGATCGGGTCATTGTCTTGGGAGACAGTCCCGATCGACGTTGGCAGCGGGTGCGCCTGGGCGAAAGCGGCCCCGAGGGCTGGGTTCGCAGCGGCAACACCCGCCGACTGGATTAA